One genomic window of Glycine max cultivar Williams 82 chromosome 16, Glycine_max_v4.0, whole genome shotgun sequence includes the following:
- the LOC100800355 gene encoding sialyltransferase-like protein 1 — protein MRQHKQVSSINRRPTVLYLVCVAALFSLLLFYTQSSFFSGAVSSDSSRIDAVSSDRDSETIHVLSNFQSSVKQCVDNRGLGLTAHVIDHCKLILKYPEGTNSTWYNAQFKKFEPLEYNYDLCETILLWEQYRNMTTVLTREYLDARPGGWVDYAPQRIAQLGAKKCTNKTLCEENLDVLLPAKPPFHPRQFRTCAVVGNSGDLLKTRFGKEIDSHDAVFRDNEAPVNEKYAKYVGLKRDFRLVVRGAARNMVPILNGSDNEVLIIKSLTHREINAVIKTIPNPVYLFQGIVLRRGAKGTGMKSIELALSMCDIIDIYGFTVDPGYTEWTRYFSQPRKGHNPLQGRAYYQLLECLGVIRIHSPMRSKRMEDWSDIPSRQMISQAHAAALRLKRSQAGQGGDLGQFGNCKVWGNVNPDKSGPVSGSPDMSDVRRYSNYSKWEVMPFESLRKEARDHYNQMQGVSVYKMDGNKLDDLVCVRHSLKSEV, from the exons ATGAGGCAGCACAAGCAAGTGTCCTCCATTAACCGGCGACCCACCGTTCTTTATCTGGTGTGCGTCGCAGCATTGTtttccctcctcctcttctacACCCAATCCTCTTTCTTCTCAG GCGCCGTGTCTTCAGATTCTTCAAGGATAGATGCCGTCTCTTCAGATCGCGATTCCGAAACAATCCACGTTTTGTCTAACTTTCAGTCCAGTGTGAAGCAATGTGTG GATAACAGGGGGCTTGGACTCACTGCACATGTTATTGACCATTGCAAATTAATCCTTAAATACCCTGAAGGTACCAACAGCACTTGG TACAATGCACAGTTTAAGAAATTTGAGCCTTTGGAGTACAATTATGATTTGTGTGAGACAATCCTATTGTGGGAACAG TATCGCAACATGACTACGGTGTTGACCAGAGAGTATCTTGATGCTCGCCCTGGTGGTTGGGTGGATTATGCTCCACAAAGGATAGCGCAGTT GGGGGCAAAGAAGTGCACTAACAAGACACTTTGTGAAGAGAACCTCGATGTGTTATTACCTGCAAAGCCCCCATTTCATCCACGGCAGTTTCGAACTTGTGCTGTTGTTGGGAATTCTGGGGACCTTCTGAAGACTAGATTTGGGAAAGAAATTGATAGTCATGATGCTGTTTTTCGAGACAATGAGGCCCCTGTTAATGAG AAATATGCCAAATATGTTGGTCTTAAGAGGGATTTCCGTCTAGTAGTAAGAGGTGCTGCTCGTAACATGGTCCCCATTCTAAACGGGTCTG ACAATGAGGTACTCATAATCAAAAGTCTGACACATAGAGAAATCAATGCAGTTATAAAG ACTATACCCAATCCAGTCTATCTCTTCCAAGGAATTGTACTACGTCGAGGTGCCAAAGGAACTGGAATGAAATCTATTGAGTTAGCACTCTCCATGTGTGATATTATTGATATATATGGCTTCACTGTTGATCCAGGATACACTGAATG GACAAGATACTTCTCTCAGCCTAGGAAGGGACACAACCCACTTCAAGGAAGAGCATACTACCAACTCCTAGAATGTCTTGgg GTAATTAGAATTCACTCTCCCATGAGGTCTAAGAGGATGGAAGACTGGTCAGATATACCTAGTAGACAAATGATAAGCCAAGCACATGCAGCAGCTTTGCGCTTAAAAAGGAGTCAAGCTGGTCAGGGTGGTGACTTAGGGCAGTTTGGCAATTGTAAGGTGTGGGGCAATGTCAATCCAGACAAAAGTGGACCTGTCTCGGGATCACCAGACATGAGTGATGTCAGGAGATATTCAAATTATAGTAAATGGGAAGTCATGCCTTTTGAGAGTTTGAGGAAAGAAGCACGGGATCATTATAACCAGATGCAAGGGGTCTCTGTATATAAAATGGATGGCAATAAGTTGGATGATCTAGTCTGTGTGAGACATTCCTTAAAATCCGAGGTGTAA
- the LOC100305960 gene encoding putative light-regulated protein 1, giving the protein MQTALTFAAPNVVPLAPTKSVSHITIFPTKLKAPRSSPRYSPIRVATVEPDTSTVDYNSAFSVFPAEACETVGGEACMAEMYPETKLQPEAKTPRVVTENVEREYLEYDDPKTVFRGEACDDLGGTFCETEYQKGVY; this is encoded by the exons ATGCAAACAGCCTTAACCTTCGCTGCCCCCAACGTTGTGCCATTGGCACCCACAAAGAGTGTCTCCCATATTACCATCTTTCCTACCAAATTGAAAGCCCCGCGCTCCTCACCTCGTTACTCTCCGATTAGGGTTGCAACCGTGGAGCCCGACACTTCAACTGTCGACTACAACTCTGCGTTCTC agTGTTTCCTGCAGAAGCATGCGAAACTGTAGGAGGGGAAGCCTGCATGGCGGAGATGTACCCTGAAACGAAGCTACAGCCAGAGGCTAAGACTCCACGAGTCGTTACAGAGAACGTTGAGAGAGAGTATCTTGAATACGATGATCCTAAAAC GGTATTTCGAGGAGAGGCTTGTGATGATCTTGGAGGAACTTTCTGTGAGACCGAGTATCAGAAGGGTGTCTACTAG
- the LOC100800534 gene encoding MAP7 domain-containing protein 2 — protein MACTIDFRCLDEGFGGKTYKRKREQQSQPQHDAAADDVIDGASLMDTDDALPPPAKRSALPSSENPDKPAFGHPSYDGVIAGRVSGRKWKQVRQRRASAAQVSRKGTTFEQREREKVIKKAYKERMMELKEEIRLNKVEKRKKKEEREKKKQENIIRSGTKFQKITNPNTLKKIAKSKQRKQLRVVPDELVRK, from the coding sequence ATGGCGTGCACAATCGACTTCCGCTGTCTCGACGAGGGTTTTGGCGGCAAAACCTACAAGCGCAAGAGAGAGCAGCAGTCGCAGCCTCAGCACGACGCCGCCGCCGATGACGTCATCGACGGCGCCTCTCTGATGGACACCGACGACGCACTCCCGCCGCCGGCGAAGCGATCGGCGCTGCCATCGTCGGAGAACCCGGACAAGCCGGCGTTCGGTCATCCGAGCTACGACGGCGTGATCGCCGGGAGGGTGTCGGGGCGGAAGTGGAAGCAAGTGCGGCAGCGGAGGGCGTCGGCGGCGCAGGTTAGCCGGAAGGGGACGACGTTCGAgcagagggagagggagaaggTGATAAAGAAGGCGTACAAGGAGAGGATGATGGAGCTGAAGGAGGAGATTCGGTTGAACAAGGtcgagaagaggaagaagaaagaggagAGGGAGAAGAAAAAGCAGGAGAATATCATCAGATCTGGAACCAAGTTCCAAAAGATTACAAACCCTAATACTTTGAAGAAGATCGCCAAATCCAAGCAGAGGAAGCAGCTTAGGGTTGTTCCTGATGAATTGGTTAGGAAAtag